The following coding sequences lie in one bacterium genomic window:
- a CDS encoding response regulator, which produces MPKTMTTSQRSNSDGKGGARKFTILLVDDDENMRHFIASILESAEYEILHARDGEEGLDAISRKTPHLIISDYSMPVMNGLDFMFQSRNHAPNAARILCTGNANIEIALTAINRGEVNRFLTKPFKPEDLLSAVHYCLDRVQLVLENQELLILTQVQNDQLSNWNQVLEKQVETRTQYLDRLTQATVFSLAELAESRAQDIGGHLRRMQEFAVVLARELAGRNLPELYFLTEDYIEDLYISTLLHDVGKVGISDGILFKPGRLTPEEYSVMKTHAAIGRDTVLKAQTHIGDESFLTMGVDITGHHHEWWNGKGYPDGMAGDDIPFSAQLISIADVYDALTSPRVYKAAWTHEKTIEVMKEGLGTQFSPLMIDGLDKVEKKFKEIRENWKE; this is translated from the coding sequence ATGCCTAAGACCATGACTACATCCCAAAGATCGAACTCCGATGGCAAAGGCGGCGCAAGAAAATTTACCATCCTGCTCGTCGACGATGACGAGAACATGCGTCATTTCATCGCCTCCATTCTTGAATCCGCCGAGTATGAAATACTCCATGCCCGAGACGGCGAAGAAGGCCTCGATGCCATCTCGAGGAAAACCCCGCACCTGATTATTTCCGACTACAGCATGCCCGTGATGAACGGGCTGGATTTCATGTTTCAGTCCCGGAACCACGCGCCGAATGCCGCGCGGATTCTCTGCACCGGAAACGCGAATATCGAGATCGCCCTCACCGCGATCAACCGGGGCGAGGTGAACCGGTTTCTCACCAAACCCTTCAAGCCCGAAGACCTCCTCAGCGCCGTTCACTATTGCCTGGACCGCGTTCAGTTGGTCCTGGAGAACCAGGAGCTCCTGATCCTCACCCAGGTGCAAAACGACCAACTCTCGAACTGGAATCAGGTCCTCGAAAAACAGGTCGAAACCCGAACCCAGTACCTCGACCGCCTCACCCAGGCGACCGTGTTCTCGCTGGCGGAGCTGGCCGAATCCCGGGCCCAGGACATCGGCGGCCACCTTCGGCGCATGCAGGAGTTCGCCGTTGTTCTGGCCAGGGAGCTCGCGGGACGGAATCTGCCCGAGCTGTATTTTCTCACCGAAGACTATATCGAGGACCTCTACATCTCCACGCTTTTGCACGATGTCGGGAAGGTGGGCATATCCGACGGCATCCTCTTCAAGCCCGGCCGCCTCACGCCCGAAGAATATTCCGTCATGAAAACACACGCCGCCATCGGCCGCGACACCGTTCTCAAGGCACAGACCCACATCGGCGACGAGAGCTTCCTGACGATGGGCGTCGACATCACGGGACACCACCATGAATGGTGGAACGGAAAAGGGTACCCCGACGGCATGGCCGGAGATGATATTCCCTTCTCCGCCCAACTCATCTCCATCGCGGATGTGTATGATGCCCTCACCTCGCCCCGCGTCTACAAGGCCGCATGGACACACGAAAAAACAATCGAAGTCATGAAAGAAGGACTCGGCACCCAGTTTTCCCCCTTGATGATCGACGGGCTCGACAAAGTAGAGAAAAAATTCAAGGAAATCCGCGAAAACTGGAAAGAGTAG
- a CDS encoding response regulator yields MTTQGNLSSKKAFTTFEVAEICDVTPVTIQNWIDKNWLQAYRTPGGHRRVLREDLLSFLESRKMPHILEGKAGPPCILIVDDEKDITELIQDVLLLDNPLYKIEIAHDGFRAGVLCANLKPDVVLLDLMLPGIDGFEVCRQIKQSARGSEISVIAITGYDDPEYKKRILQLGATHYLQKPIDLGKVKELVKEAVSKRAENPATP; encoded by the coding sequence TTGACTACGCAAGGAAATCTATCGTCCAAGAAGGCGTTCACCACCTTCGAAGTGGCTGAAATCTGCGATGTCACTCCGGTCACCATCCAAAACTGGATTGATAAAAACTGGCTTCAGGCCTACCGAACGCCGGGCGGCCACAGGCGCGTCCTCCGCGAGGATCTCCTCTCTTTCCTGGAATCCCGCAAAATGCCGCACATACTCGAGGGCAAGGCCGGTCCCCCGTGCATCCTCATCGTTGACGATGAGAAAGACATTACGGAACTCATTCAGGATGTTCTGCTCCTCGATAATCCCCTGTATAAAATCGAAATCGCGCACGACGGCTTCCGGGCAGGCGTACTGTGCGCGAATCTGAAGCCGGACGTTGTCCTGCTCGACCTCATGCTTCCCGGCATTGACGGGTTCGAGGTGTGCCGCCAAATCAAGCAAAGTGCCCGGGGCAGCGAGATTTCGGTCATCGCCATCACGGGCTACGACGACCCCGAATACAAAAAGCGAATCTTACAGCTCGGGGCCACACATTATCTTCAAAAACCGATCGATTTGGGGAAAGTAAAGGAATTGGTCAAGGAAGCCGTGAGCAAAAGAGCGGAAAATCCGGCCACCCCGTAA
- a CDS encoding D-aminoacyl-tRNA deacylase, giving the protein MRAVLQRVQKGRVAVAGETVGEIGPGLVVLLGV; this is encoded by the coding sequence ATGCGGGCGGTTTTGCAAAGGGTTCAAAAGGGGCGCGTCGCCGTCGCTGGTGAAACCGTTGGGGAGATAGGCCCTGGCCTGGTTGTGCTCCTCGGGGTG